In the genome of Euwallacea fornicatus isolate EFF26 chromosome 21, ASM4011564v1, whole genome shotgun sequence, the window AATAACGAGGATCATCACAGATTATAACTTACCTAATTCTTTAGAGACGTTTCCAAACAAACCGATTTCGTCCTCTGCTTCTTCAGCTTGATTGATTAATAGTTCTAAATGAATATTCGctacaaaaaatttgaatttaatttggcACTGTTACTGTATGTGATAACAAAATGTAACCTTGCTCGGACACCTCAAAATCTTCAGGAATATATGGGTCAAAAATGCCTTCATATCCCTCTTTAGTGGGTGCAATAATAACAGATTCAAAGCTAACACATGGGAGATCCTTGATACCCAAAGCCTTTAGCTCTTCAACTTTCTGAAAGAAAACTGTGATGAACACATAAACACTGAAATCAATGACTAACCTTTAAtgcaagtttttcttttttggccAACGCCTTATAAAACGTCAACAACTGTTTTGGCGTATTTTGAggcatattttgaatttttcgactTTCATTATCAAAGAAATCTTTTTCGTACTTTTCCCAATTTGTTCGGTAAGACTCATAATTAGCCTTGCCTTGTATCTTATTCCTTATTAACCATTTCCTCTTTAATGCAAAGGCCAGCctgacaaaaattaattaagagTTTTTCAGGTCTTTTCAgtagaaaatctaaaatacCTCAACTTGGCAATAGTGAAGTTCTCATCTGGCAATAGGCATTTGTCATTATCTTCAAAAAGATGTTTGATATGATGGTAGGAAATAAGCCTTCCTTCTCTAGTATTGAACTCCTCAGGATCATTCCAATCATAAATCATTTCATCACCAGTGGGAGTTCTGTAATGCTTCAGTTTGTAGCGCAAGGCGTGATAGTGCGACACAAACAGAGAATTGTAGTTCCTCCCTCTCTTTTCCTCAACTGCAGACCTGATTTAGACTTTCGAGTTTAACTTGGCCCAAAAAAACTTACTGGCACTCTGACCCATCCACCATTCATTTAATAGATCCGTATTGGGCTCAAAAGGAGCCACAGCCTCTTCTGCGTCTTCAAACTCTTTGGATAAAGGAAAAACCTCTTTACTGCCAAACAACTCATTGACTTCTTCTCGATCAAcatcaaaaatgtataatcCATTAGATAAAGAAGAGCCAGCCTCTGACTCCTCCAACAAAACCTTCTTCCTTTTCCCACGGTTTAATCGTTCTTCTAGTCGTGCCATTTCCTCTTTCCTAGCTTCTTGTTGGTCACTAAAAAAAGACTGTTTTAGTGGCATAAAGCAgttataatatgaaatttacctATCGGTGCAATATTTAGCAGCCCTCTGGTCATATTTAACCATGCGAGTGTGAAACTGCAATAATTCTTCCCACAACTTGTCTACCATTTTTGAGTAGTACTGTCCACAACACTGCAACAAAAGCGCATCCTCATTGAAATTCATTTGGAATATTCCATTGGCCAGGAAGGTGGATTGTTCCTTTGTGAGTTGAAAAAACTGGTCCAAAACCTGATGAGCAAAAATTGATCATGAAGTGAtgttaagtttaatttcaacataaaaacaaaacgaGATATGAAGTAATGATGATGAAACGGATATGTCTGATAAGACACACCAGAATATTGTTATCAAATACCAAATATTTTGGTTAAATGGATTAAGTATTTCTTTTTAAGACAAGAAAggatcttttaaaatttctatatctccaattttagaaaaaaatcattcttaTTCCATATTTACCAGaatattgtcttttttttttaatttattttttgtgttgtttATTCCAAGTGGTATTTCTTACTGTTAAGTTTCTCATTATGTACCTGAGGCTTGCCTCTTGTGCAAGCATGGATAACCAAATATCATCCATACTTACTGAACAAGAAGTTGAACATCAGTTTTTTTTGAAGTGGCTAGTTTTATATCAGTTAGGAGCTACATCTGTAGCTTTACGCCTTAACATCAATGCTGTTtccaaatattaatcaataatcataaaataataacattgtTCTTTAAACCAGTATAACATacattaaaactattaataaagTGAAAGTGTGGATAACATTAAGGTTTACCTTTCCTAAGGTATCATCAATATCTGGCTTCTTCATTTTCTGTTCGAGTAACTTTATCAACCCTGTCTTGGGAGACCTGAAGTCCAAAAGGATCATTTCGTCCTCTTCATCCATGTTCGGGTTTCAGACTCTCGTATTCTCTTCAATAAATCTCTCGAAACGCTGATGTGAAAAGTGATTTGGCTATAGCGTCCCTACACAACACTTTTGAAATACAAGAGTTGTCactaaatattgttatttacgCGGTTGTGGGGAGAACGAGGGTGAGTCACTAAGTTAAAAAACACATTCGAGGATGCAGTTAAGCGCCGAATTgatatttcatgttttttctcattaaaatcTTTTGATATTGgtaattttggcaataaaaattcacCGGAAGGTACTAAACAGGCCATAACGATGACTATAACAGAAGAcgcaaatgtattaaaaaaaaaatgacgataAATGTCGTACGTCAAAAAGACTCGTCATAATAAGAATAAGGATAAGGATATTTTAATATGCTATGTGGGATAGAGAAGGATATGGTTTTTCTGCAAGAGAGGGCGCCCAGGGCAATGATTCTAAAACGTAGATTCTCACTTGTTATTTGTTGTATGCCTTCTCGCTTGCATGTGTCTTTGTCTGATTTTCTGACTTTGTCTCTATCCTGCCCTGTCAGTTTTGGTTTTGGGTGCAGATTGGCTGGAGTGCGTGACTTTATTTCCTAAATAAATCGAATGTAAACcgataattttcaagaaaacacATTTCTTTTTGTGCCAACAAAACGTTGAAAATGGGCTGCTACTCGTGTATGAAATTCCTGTTCGTTTTCCTCAACATCATCTTCCTGGTAAGTGGCCCAGATTTAAAGGGCGCCAGAGGCCATTTTGCCTGCACATTAGAACTGTTTGGATCGATAAAACTGCATGCCAATGTTTACCCTTAAATAGTTAATTAGAGCTCAATTAATCGAATACAAATAAATCCACTCTggcaaaaatatatcattaaaTTCTACACCAAATAATAACTTGGATTAAAGggcttgaaaaaaaatattattgcagGTCCATTCCCCTCAGAATAGAAATCaagggaaaataaataaaggtcTCATTCATTTTTAAGCAGTTCATTGTGCCCACGTTTTGAGTCACATTGATATTAATAGACTGTTGTCTGATACAACATGTATGTGTTATGAAAATCTCAAGTAGGTATTTTAATGAGATGCATATGGTAGATCTGCATTCTTATATTGAAATCTTAACAAATCTTCCCTCACTCCCCACTGACCGTTTTGCAAAATTGAGAATAACAATTATTCTCCTACTGCCTGTCCCTCATAATGCTCTAATGAATTATTTTGGTTGGAAGAGCAGAACAGTGGCAGGATTAACAGTTTGGAAACAAAATCCTCAGAGAATGTACatttaaatcttgaaaagagCCTTGGAAAGATACAGCGTTTTAATTTACTGCCAGAGTAGAATTTTTTGCATGTGATAATACCCCTTCAAAATGCACCTCTAAATCTGAAAGTGAAGCAATTCAGACATATTTGGAAAACACTCCGAATAGAGACTTACATATTCCTCAAAACCCTTTAATTGGAATGTTTCTTATGCAGATATTTGGGATTACTGGTGTTGGCCTGATAGTATGGATCCTGCTGGACCGAACTATTCCTCTTCATTTTGCTCAAGAGCAAGGTGATTTTACAATTGCAGCTGTCATTTACTTGATAGTCGCCATAATGCTGATATTGCTTTCGATACTGGGGATTTACAGTGTCACTAAAGAAGTAAGATGGGCAGTTGTTGTGGTAAGTCCATTCTGGGGGCTGCACtacaaggaaaaatagtaaattaaaaatttgtagtcTTTCTCATTGCTTTTGATTGTAATTGTGGTGGAAGTGGCCTCAGGGATCTGGATTTGGGTAAATAGGGAACCTCTGAGCGAGTTTACTCGTACAAACGTGAAAGACACAGTTCAGGAGTCTTACGACAAAAACAAAAgtataaaggaaattttcgaTACCATTCAGTCCAAGGTAATAACAGTTGATTGTTTGAGAATGAGTGGGCAATTAAGGAGGATTTCAGATGCAATGTTGCGGTGCCGACAGCCCAATTGATTGGTCTCGAAACAGAGATATTAACTTGGGTGTCGTTTCTAAGCCGACTAAGTACACTATTCCGCAGAGCTGCTGCCGCGAGAGCATTATCGAGTCTCGATGTTTTAAAGCTACCACTGACATCAAAATGGGAGAAAAACCTGATATTAGCATCATATACGACAAGGGATgctacattttaataaaagagaAGGTGATGAGCAGCCTTCCAATTATACTCGCGGTCTTCGGGTCTATTGTTGGAATTAAGATTCTGGGTCTTTTGATTGGGCTTATTCTTGCCTTTTCTATGAATCGATCTGATCGCTACAAAGCTTAAGCCACTTtggatttttaaatctaatcaAGTACCTTTGCTCTCTTTAAGAGTTTCCTACCAAAAAGAAGAAGATATTTATGGGTCTTGaaagattttatttacttgtGTAATTTTTAGCATTCTACTTCttgttttgtgaattttactGGTGCTCTCTTTAAGAATCTCCATGATTGtgttcaacaaaaaaaagccaaaacaaccaaaaaaatccattcttgGAATggaataatgtaatttttagttgTCCAGAGACACTCAAACAATCCAATTTAATGTAAGTTGCTTTAAGGTTTAAAATATGTAGATACAAGTGACGCTGCTGTGTCCATGATACGTCACAATGACTTTTCATTATGTGTCCAACCATAAACCACCACCCGAAGGAGGTACTTAGACACTTCTCATGTGCCATATATTTATTCTGCTTACGAGATATTAATACGTATTTTTAGACTGACTATTCGAGCCAAATAGATGTTTAGTAGGGTGATGAACCGTTTAGGAATgtgtcaaagttaaaaaacatACATAAAATTACAGGACAGTTAATCACGACTAAGTACTACAAAATAAGCTCAAATCAAGCAATAGACGTCACTACTCGCATCGCTTTTGACTGACTTATTTACAAGACTAATTTCGTTGCTTTAAtaacactttttaaaaataatttaagggCATAATTATGAATCTAGACGTTGCcaataaaaaccattatttGTATAGATCTGAAGACCTTTTGTTCCCTGACACTAAAGGGATTATAATTAGTCAAAATGTGTTCTCGTTTATTACTGTTTTATAGTATGGTAGTGTTACCTGTGTAGTACTTAAACGTCGCGATTTGCGACGAGGTATTGATGTAATCATGAGATTAAACGGGGACAATCCTAACTTTCAAAATCAATCTCATGATTATCTTAGTTGTAGTAAGTTTAGAGTACGTGTTCTATTAACGTATGAGATAACAAAAACTGCACTAGTGCTATTATCATAAGCATCACAGAAAGATCATAATAATAGTAACTAAATTAGCATAGAAGGATGCTTATTGTGCCATCACTGCGTTTAGCACAAAAGGATATGAATCCCTGCTGTATAAAAAGATATTCGCTTTCAATGCCTTTTCCGATTAAATAGCCAAGACAAATACGTCGGTTACTGAAGGAAGAGGGCTGGCATAGAATGTAGTCATGCATTAATGAGTTTTTATTAGTGTTTGTGCTATAAAGTTTATTAagagaaataattattgttaatgaaGAAACGCAGATTTCTatctattaaagaaaaacatcttAAACTATTAAAATCCACAAACGTTCGACACACAACTAAGTGTGTTGGTGCTCATAACAGTCTCCCTAGAAATCTGTAATTTTCTCCcgataatattaataatgtaaaagtAGAAACATATTAGCTCTTGATGTACCTTAATAAGCTATTTATCTACCAGAGAAAAGAACTGGTATTCAGTAGAGTCATCTATATTTTATACCTATATTTTATGAACTACTTTacgaaattattataaaaatgttaccAACATAATCAGCATGGTGCATCATTATTAAGTGGTTGTGATCAGAGTCACGTGGAACTAATCAAAACTGATCGATATATAGAGAGAGAAGAGCCCTATATTTTTTGACGGAGCATGTTAATAAGTACGTTTTCCATAATCATTTTGTCTTCGTTTCTTTACTTACCTGGAATgttgcatttaattttatatttgtttaaaataatattactaaGTATTTCATGttcgtaaaataaaataaatggtaTGAAAAGttgttgtttaattattaatcacCACTTTAAATAGCAGTTTTATGTGTTCATCACGTGAATAAGATATCGATGTGGGCAGAGCTAACCAAACTGGTATAAATGCATTACAAAAGTTGATGATTTATGTGTTAAAAGTACTTGGTTACATAGCGCTATCATAACTGCACAACCGACAAACCCAAGTATCCTTTGGACCAATATTTGGCAGTCGCAAACTTGGCCTTacaatagaaattttaatttaaacgctaatatattttctatcaGATTTATGTAGTCAGAACATGTGGCAGTTCAGTAAATAAATGAACATTATAGGTTGCgcttatgtaattttaattaacagcCGCAAAGAGTGATAAATTTAATCGGAGGAAATGTATTGTCGGGAATTTAAGgtaggaattttttatttttcacccACCGGTGTTtagataatttattaataattataactaTAAATCAATAGttgttaattaatgaaaaaaatcgtaagCTCCTTTAATGACTAATCAAACCGCATGAAGTCTCCGAGGCAAACTTAGCCAATATTGAAATGATTTGTTTTTTCGCTTGTATTTCGAATCACCTACGTTTGACTATTTTCATACGTGTATCACAATTTGACTCCGTATACACGGATTAAGGTCGTTCATGTAGGCACTTTTGATACATGTCTCCTGAAGGTCAAATATATCAaggttttgataattttttaacaaacaatcTAATTTCCGTGTAAATGTATGAAATCAGAGTCGACTAATGAAGAGCAACGTTTCCATTACCGTGAAAGTTATCTTTTCGTAAAAGTTACAAACATGTTGATATGTATATTGATTGTCAGACCCCGCTTTTTCAAACTCCCGGTAACTTTGCCTGTAAAACAATTTCTGTGGAAAAGAAGAAATCTCGCTCTGATTTGATTTTGTCGTTTCTATGGCTATTTAACAAAGTTGCTACTTTCAAGTATCGCGACCCTTAAATGACCACTGTCACAAAAACcatctatttttcattgaccATCGCCAATTAAAACCCTCATTTACaagcttgttttttttttgcaaaaatcaatAGCTAAAGGTCACAAGCCATAGGGCTTCTCTTGCAAATTCCCGCGCATGTCCAGCGCCCTAttccattgaaaatttccacaCTCTCCATTAACTGGGTCAGTAATGTCACGAAAGCGTGACACAGTCGTGTCACTGTGACAATACTTTAATTTTAGGTATTTCTTCTTCAGAGTTTATGTTTTTGCCAAGAGATAATGTAGAGAAATTCCAGTCTTCCCTCGTAACTTATTAACAATGATGGACGAAATAGCGCGACTAAGGCTGAAGTCTCCTCTGGAGATTTTAAAGCCTGAGGAGAATGGGGTCGCGAAGAGCCCTCAACAAAACACAAAAGCGAAGAAGCTGCTTCATTTAATGGAGATGCCTGATCATCTACAGTTTAACCCCTATATTTTGAACGGTTACCGCCCCCTGCAGCCCCCTTTGGGGTGCGTTAGAAGCCTTTTCCAATTGCATAATGAAACTGTAAATATTATTACTCATGGTAAGAGGCCAGCAATGTGACCTACAAGCTGggaaagcaaatatttttccagcCATACCCATATTCTATATTATTCTAACAGTACCAGACGTGCTTCCATGGCATTCCAAAGAGCTGACGTTCCTGGCTTGGTGTCATATAGCTGGAATTTTATGCCCGTGGTTGGGCAGCTTCGTCTACCACGTCTTCATGAACCTGGATTATGGGCCCATGGCCTATTACGTGTTGCTGCAGATTGATATGCTCGGCATATGGACTAGTCAGAGCATCGGTAAATTAAAGTTACTTGTTAAGTTTTGCAGTTGTGAGGTTTTTGAGGGAATATTTCAGGTGCTCTTCCGTTTGTTTTTGCAACTACTAAATGCCTTCCAATAGTGATCAGATGGTCActcataatattttattgtacgCTCTCCATTTGGGGCTTATACAAGGCGATGATTGCCTGGTCTCCCTGGGAAAGACGTTTGTGCTTTCTCCTTCcatttttaaacagaataggTCTGTggtttttaagaattaataaaGCTGGAGGTGGTGACCCTACCGCCTTCGTGCACGTGATATTGCAGGTGAAACTATCACGGTCGATTTAGTTATTTGCAGGAAAGTTTTAACACGTTTTTCTAACACATAGGATGTGGTGTCCATTCTTGGAGGTTGTATAGGGGCGGTTCATATTCCAGAAAAATGGTTTCCAGGATCCGTGGATATGGTCCTCAATTCCCATAATATAATGCATGTTTTGGTGGTCGCGGCAGTGTGGAGCATGCACCAAGCCACTGCCTTGGATTTGCATTGGATGGCGAGGCATCAGTGCAATTAATTGTGTGTAATAATTATCGTAATGAGTCGGAAAACAGTTGTTGGTGcagtataataataaattattaatgataaaATAGCGGTCTTTAGCGCAGCTACACCTTTGATAATTTGTCAGGAGATGGTGGTAAGGGCTAGTTTTAGccaaaaataatgatttaaaaaattttcgcTTCCAATCAAATGCAGTTAGAACCAATTTAGTAACCTTAAATATATGAGGTAGTAAGTTCTTAGTACCTTTGTATAGTCAACCATCAGCTAGTTATTTAATTATAGTAATAATAGCACTGTGATGTAGAAAGTAGCAATCTAATTTCAAACAGTTTacactaaatttattaataaattttcagagTACAAATCTGTATACTTAATGATTGTTGTTAACTAGCCGCATGATTCATCGTCTACCATTGTAGAAAATTTGTAGCTATTTGTGATTCTCTAGTAGGAAGGTTTTAGGAATTTCCGTCAATTTTgcaagcaaaataagaaatc includes:
- the Tsp96F gene encoding CD82 antigen, with translation MGCYSCMKFLFVFLNIIFLIFGITGVGLIVWILLDRTIPLHFAQEQGDFTIAAVIYLIVAIMLILLSILGIYSVTKEVRWAVVVSFSLLLIVIVVEVASGIWIWVNREPLSEFTRTNVKDTVQESYDKNKSIKEIFDTIQSKMQCCGADSPIDWSRNRDINLGVVSKPTKYTIPQSCCRESIIESRCFKATTDIKMGEKPDISIIYDKGCYILIKEKVMSSLPIILAVFGSIVGIKILGLLIGLILAFSMNRSDRYKA
- the LOC136345896 gene encoding progestin and adipoQ receptor family member 4 isoform X2 encodes the protein MMDEIARLRLKSPLEILKPEENGVAKSPQQNTKAKKLLHLMEMPDHLQFNPYILNGYRPLQPPLGCVRSLFQLHNETVNIITHVPDVLPWHSKELTFLAWCHIAGILCPWLGSFVYHVFMNLDYGPMAYYVLLQIDMLGIWTSQSIGALPFVFATTKCLPIVIRWSLIIFYCTLSIWGLYKAMIAWSPWERRLCFLLPFLNRIGLWFLRINKAGGGDPTAFVHVILQDVVSILGGCIGAVHIPEKWFPGSVDMVLNSHNIMHVLVVAAVWSMHQATALDLHWMARHQCN
- the LOC136345896 gene encoding progestin and adipoQ receptor family member 4 isoform X1, encoding MMDEIARLRLKSPLEILKPEENGVAKSPQQNTKAKKLLHLMEMPDHLQFNPYILNGYRPLQPPLGCVRSLFQLHNETVNIITHAIPIFYIILTVPDVLPWHSKELTFLAWCHIAGILCPWLGSFVYHVFMNLDYGPMAYYVLLQIDMLGIWTSQSIGALPFVFATTKCLPIVIRWSLIIFYCTLSIWGLYKAMIAWSPWERRLCFLLPFLNRIGLWFLRINKAGGGDPTAFVHVILQDVVSILGGCIGAVHIPEKWFPGSVDMVLNSHNIMHVLVVAAVWSMHQATALDLHWMARHQCN